The following proteins come from a genomic window of Rattus norvegicus strain BN/NHsdMcwi chromosome 8, GRCr8, whole genome shotgun sequence:
- the Parp6 gene encoding protein mono-ADP-ribosyltransferase PARP6 isoform X8: MDIKGQFWNDDDSEGDNESEEFLYGVQGSCAADLYRHPQLDADIEAVKEIYSENSVSIREYGTIDDVDIDLHINISFLDEEVSTAWKVLRTEPIVLRLRFSLSQYLDGPEPSIEVFQPSNKEGFGLGLQLKKILYMFTSQQWKHLSNDLLKTQQEKRHSWFKASGSIRKFRAGLSIFSPIPKSPSFPIIQDSMLKGKLGVPELRVGRLMNRSISCTMKNPKVEVFGYPPSPQAGLLCPQHVGLPPPARTSPLVSGHCKNIPTLEYGFLVQIMKYAEQRVPTLNEYCVVCDEQHVFQNGSMLKPAVCTRELCVFSFYTLGVMSGAAEEVATGAEVVDLLVAMCRAALESPRKSIIFEPYPSVVDPTDPKTLAFNPKKKNYERLQKALDSVMSIREMTQGSYLEIKKQMDKLDPLAHPLLQWIISSNRSHIVKLPLSRQLKFMHTSHQFLLLSSPPAKEARFRTAKKLYGSTFAFHGSHIENWHSILRNGLVNASYTKLQEWAKDSTGCLPRTSWSRDTTG, encoded by the exons ATG GACATCAAAGGCCAGTTCTGGAATGATGATGATTCAGAAGGAGATAATGAATCAGAGGAGTTTCTGTATGGAGTTCAG GGGAGCTGTGCAGCTGACCTTTATAGACACCCACAGCTTGATGCAGACATTGAAGCAGTGAAGGAGATCTACAGCGAGAACTCCGTGTCCATCAG agAATATGGAACTATCGATGATGTGGACATTGACCTCCACATTAACATCAGCTTCCTCGAT GAAGAAGTATCTACAGCTTGGAAGGTCCTCCGAACAGAACCTATTGTGTTGAGGCTACGGTTTTCTCTCTCCCAGTACCTTGATGGACCAG AACCATCAATCGAGGTTTTCCAGCCATCGAATAAGGAAGGGTTTGGGCTAGGTCTTCAGTTGAAAAa AATCCTGTATATGTTTACATCCCAACAATGGAAGCATCTGAGCAACGATCTCCTGAAGACCCAGCAGGAGAAGAGACACAGTTGGTTCAAGGCGAGTGGTAGCATCAGGAAGTTCCGAGCTGGCCTCAGCATCTTCTCACCCATTCCCAA GTCTCCCAGTTTTCCTATCATACAGGACTCCATGCTGAAGGGCAAACTGGGTGTACCAGAGCTTCGAGTTGGACGCCTTATGAATCGTTCCATTTCTTGCACCATGAAGAACCCAAAAGTAGAGGTGTTTGGCTATCCCCCCAGCCCCCAGGCAGGTCTCCTGTGCCCCCAGCACGTGGGCCTCCCTCCCCCAGCACGGACTTCTCCTTTG GTCAGTGGTCACTGCAAGAACATCCCCACTCTGGAGTATGGATTCCTTGTACAG ATTATGAAGTATGCAGAGCAGAGGGTTCCGACGTTGAATGAGtactgtgtggtgtgtgatgaGCAGCACGTCTTCCAGAATGGGTCCATGCTCAAG CCAGCTGTCTGTACTCGGGAGTTATGTGTCTTCTCCTTCTACACACTGGGAGTCATGTCTGGAGCTGCAGAAGAAGTGGCTACAGGAGCAGAG GTGGTAGATCTGCTGGTGGCCATGTGTAGAGCAGCTTTGGAGTCCCCTAGAAAAAGCATCATCTTCGAGCCTTATCCCTCTGTGGTGGACCCCACTGATCCCAAGACTCTGGCCTTTAACCCTAAG AAGAAGAATTATGAGCGGCTTCAGAAAGCTCTGGATAGTGTGATGTCTATTCGGGAGATGACCCAG GGCTCATATTTGGAAATCAAGAAACAGATGGACAAGCTGGATCCCTTGGCCCATCCTCTTCTGCAGTG GATAATTTCTAGCAACAGGTCACACATTGTCAAACTACCTCTCAGCAGG CAGCTGAAGTTCATGCACACCTCACACCAATTCCTCCTGCTGAGCAGCCCTCCTGCCAAGGAGGCTCGGTTCCGGACCGCCAAGAAGCTCTACGGAAGCACCTTTGCCTTCCA TGGGTCCCACATTGAGAATTGGCATTCAATCCTGCGCAATGGGCTGGTCAATGCATCCTACACTAAACTGCAG GAATGGGCAAAGGACAGCACAGGATGCCTTCCAAGGACGAGCTGGTCCAGAGATACAACAGGATGA
- the Parp6 gene encoding protein mono-ADP-ribosyltransferase PARP6 isoform X3: MDIKGQFWNDDDSEGDNESEEFLYGVQGSCAADLYRHPQLDADIEAVKEIYSENSVSIREYGTIDDVDIDLHINISFLDEEVSTAWKVLRTEPIVLRLRFSLSQYLDGPEPSIEVFQPSNKEGFGLGLQLKKILYMFTSQQWKHLSNDLLKTQQEKRHSWFKASGSIRKFRAGLSIFSPIPKSPSFPIIQDSMLKGKLGVPELRVGRLMNRSISCTMKNPKVEVFGYPPSPQVSGHCKNIPTLEYGFLVQIMKYAEQRVPTLNEYCVVCDEQHVFQNGSMLKPAVCTRELCVFSFYTLGVMSGAAEEVATGAEVVDLLVAMCRAALESPRKSIIFEPYPSVVDPTDPKTLAFNPKKKNYERLQKALDSVMSIREMTQGSYLEIKKQMDKLDPLAHPLLQWIISSNRSHIVKLPLSRQLKFMHTSHQFLLLSSPPAKEARFRTAKKLYGSTFAFHGSHIENWHSILRNGLVNASYTKLQLHGAAYGKGIYLSPISSISFGYSGMGKGQHRMPSKDELVQRYNRMNTIPQTRSIQSRFLQSRNLNCIALCEVITSKDLQKHGNIWVCPVSDHVCTRFFFVYEDGQVGDANINTQDPKIQKEIMRVIGTQVYTN; this comes from the exons ATG GACATCAAAGGCCAGTTCTGGAATGATGATGATTCAGAAGGAGATAATGAATCAGAGGAGTTTCTGTATGGAGTTCAG GGGAGCTGTGCAGCTGACCTTTATAGACACCCACAGCTTGATGCAGACATTGAAGCAGTGAAGGAGATCTACAGCGAGAACTCCGTGTCCATCAG agAATATGGAACTATCGATGATGTGGACATTGACCTCCACATTAACATCAGCTTCCTCGAT GAAGAAGTATCTACAGCTTGGAAGGTCCTCCGAACAGAACCTATTGTGTTGAGGCTACGGTTTTCTCTCTCCCAGTACCTTGATGGACCAG AACCATCAATCGAGGTTTTCCAGCCATCGAATAAGGAAGGGTTTGGGCTAGGTCTTCAGTTGAAAAa AATCCTGTATATGTTTACATCCCAACAATGGAAGCATCTGAGCAACGATCTCCTGAAGACCCAGCAGGAGAAGAGACACAGTTGGTTCAAGGCGAGTGGTAGCATCAGGAAGTTCCGAGCTGGCCTCAGCATCTTCTCACCCATTCCCAA GTCTCCCAGTTTTCCTATCATACAGGACTCCATGCTGAAGGGCAAACTGGGTGTACCAGAGCTTCGAGTTGGACGCCTTATGAATCGTTCCATTTCTTGCACCATGAAGAACCCAAAAGTAGAGGTGTTTGGCTATCCCCCCAGCCCCCAG GTCAGTGGTCACTGCAAGAACATCCCCACTCTGGAGTATGGATTCCTTGTACAG ATTATGAAGTATGCAGAGCAGAGGGTTCCGACGTTGAATGAGtactgtgtggtgtgtgatgaGCAGCACGTCTTCCAGAATGGGTCCATGCTCAAG CCAGCTGTCTGTACTCGGGAGTTATGTGTCTTCTCCTTCTACACACTGGGAGTCATGTCTGGAGCTGCAGAAGAAGTGGCTACAGGAGCAGAG GTGGTAGATCTGCTGGTGGCCATGTGTAGAGCAGCTTTGGAGTCCCCTAGAAAAAGCATCATCTTCGAGCCTTATCCCTCTGTGGTGGACCCCACTGATCCCAAGACTCTGGCCTTTAACCCTAAG AAGAAGAATTATGAGCGGCTTCAGAAAGCTCTGGATAGTGTGATGTCTATTCGGGAGATGACCCAG GGCTCATATTTGGAAATCAAGAAACAGATGGACAAGCTGGATCCCTTGGCCCATCCTCTTCTGCAGTG GATAATTTCTAGCAACAGGTCACACATTGTCAAACTACCTCTCAGCAGG CAGCTGAAGTTCATGCACACCTCACACCAATTCCTCCTGCTGAGCAGCCCTCCTGCCAAGGAGGCTCGGTTCCGGACCGCCAAGAAGCTCTACGGAAGCACCTTTGCCTTCCA TGGGTCCCACATTGAGAATTGGCATTCAATCCTGCGCAATGGGCTGGTCAATGCATCCTACACTAAACTGCAG CTGCATGGAGCAGCCTATGGCAAAGGCATCTACCTGAGCCCCATCTCCAGTATTTCCTTTGGATACTCAG GAATGGGCAAAGGACAGCACAGGATGCCTTCCAAGGACGAGCTGGTCCAGAGATACAACAGGATGAACACCATCCCCCAG ACCCGATCCATTCAGTCAAGGTTCCTGCAGAGTCGGAATCTAAACTGTATAGCACTCTGTGAAG TGATTACATCTAAGGACCTCCAGAAGCATGGAAACATTTGGGTGTGCCCTGTGTCTGACCATGTCTGCACAAGGTTCTTCTTTGT ATATGAGGATGGGCAAGTGGGCGATGCCAACATTAATACTCAGGACCCCAAGATACAGAAGGAAATCATGCGTGTGATTGGAACTCAGGTTTACACAAACTGA